A portion of the Deinococcus peraridilitoris DSM 19664 genome contains these proteins:
- the fusA gene encoding elongation factor G, with amino-acid sequence MTTQTGTYLRFFRNIGIAAHIDAGKTTTTERILYYTGRTHNIGEVHDGAATMDWMEQERERGITITAAATTAKWTRSGSEQEYVVNIIDTPGHVDFTIEVERSMRVLDGAVAVFDSSQGVEPQSETVWRQADRYGVPRIAFANKMDKTGASFELVLRDIKERLGAIPAPIQYPMGEESEFKGIIDLVRQRAYTYTNDLGTEIQEHDIPAEFADKVTEMRAALIEAAAEVDEELMMMYLEGEEPTAEQLARALRTGTIEKKIFPVLCGSALKNKGVQLLLDAVIDYLPSPLEVPAIRGTLEDSEETREFPADPSGKLAALAFKIMADPYVGRLTFVRIYSGTLASGTYVYNASKNKRDRVGRLLKMHANHREEVSELKAGELGAVIGLKDAGTGNTIIGDGDEHVLLESIDVPEPVIKLAIEPKTKADQEKMGVGLARLAEEDPTFRVASDPESGQTTISGMGELHLEILVDRLKREYKVEANVGAPQVAFRETITKPADVEGKFVRQSGGRGQYGHVKVKVEPLPPGSGFVFENAVVGGTVPREYIAPAQKGIEEAMQSGPLLGFPVVDMKVTIYDGSYHEVDSSEMAFKIAGSMALKEGVQKGAPALLEPIMRVEVTVPDEYMGDIIGDLNSRRGQIQGMEARGNAQIVKAFVPLSEMFGYATDMRSMTQGRASYSMFFDHYSQTPQNIVNQLIKK; translated from the coding sequence ATGACCACCCAGACCGGCACCTACCTCAGGTTCTTCCGCAATATCGGGATTGCCGCGCACATCGACGCGGGCAAGACCACCACGACCGAGCGCATTCTCTACTACACCGGCCGTACGCACAACATCGGTGAAGTGCACGACGGCGCCGCCACCATGGACTGGATGGAGCAGGAGCGCGAGCGCGGCATCACCATCACCGCCGCCGCCACCACCGCCAAGTGGACGCGCTCGGGCAGCGAGCAGGAATACGTCGTCAACATCATCGATACTCCCGGCCACGTGGACTTCACCATTGAAGTCGAGCGCTCCATGCGCGTGCTCGACGGCGCAGTCGCGGTCTTTGATTCCAGCCAGGGCGTCGAGCCCCAGTCCGAAACGGTCTGGCGTCAGGCCGACCGGTACGGCGTGCCGCGCATTGCCTTTGCCAACAAGATGGACAAGACCGGCGCGAGCTTCGAGCTGGTGCTCCGGGACATCAAAGAGCGTCTTGGCGCGATTCCTGCTCCCATCCAGTACCCCATGGGCGAGGAAAGCGAGTTCAAGGGCATCATCGACCTCGTGCGTCAGCGCGCCTACACCTACACCAACGATCTCGGCACCGAAATTCAGGAGCACGACATTCCGGCCGAGTTCGCCGACAAGGTGACCGAAATGCGCGCCGCCCTCATCGAAGCGGCTGCCGAAGTCGACGAAGAGCTCATGATGATGTACCTCGAAGGCGAAGAGCCGACGGCCGAGCAACTGGCCCGGGCGCTGCGTACGGGGACCATCGAGAAGAAGATCTTCCCGGTGCTGTGTGGCAGCGCCCTCAAGAACAAGGGCGTTCAGCTGCTCCTCGACGCGGTGATCGACTACCTGCCGAGCCCGCTCGAAGTGCCCGCCATTCGCGGCACCCTTGAGGACAGCGAAGAAACCCGCGAGTTCCCCGCCGATCCGAGCGGGAAGCTGGCCGCACTGGCCTTCAAGATCATGGCCGACCCCTACGTCGGACGCCTGACCTTCGTGCGCATCTACTCGGGTACCCTGGCCAGCGGAACCTACGTGTACAACGCCTCCAAGAACAAGCGTGACCGTGTGGGCCGCCTGCTCAAGATGCACGCCAACCACCGCGAGGAAGTCAGCGAGCTCAAGGCAGGCGAGCTGGGTGCCGTGATCGGCCTCAAGGACGCCGGCACCGGTAACACCATCATCGGTGACGGCGACGAGCACGTGCTGCTCGAAAGCATCGACGTGCCCGAGCCCGTCATCAAGCTCGCCATCGAGCCCAAGACCAAAGCCGACCAGGAAAAGATGGGCGTGGGCCTGGCCCGACTGGCCGAAGAGGACCCGACCTTCCGGGTCGCCTCCGACCCCGAAAGCGGTCAGACCACCATCTCCGGGATGGGCGAATTGCACCTCGAAATTCTGGTTGACCGCCTGAAGCGTGAGTACAAGGTCGAGGCCAACGTGGGCGCGCCGCAGGTGGCGTTCCGTGAAACCATCACCAAGCCGGCCGACGTCGAAGGCAAGTTCGTTCGCCAGTCGGGTGGCCGTGGTCAGTACGGCCACGTCAAGGTCAAGGTTGAGCCGCTGCCCCCGGGCTCGGGCTTCGTGTTCGAGAACGCGGTGGTGGGTGGAACGGTGCCGCGCGAGTACATTGCCCCGGCCCAAAAAGGCATCGAGGAAGCCATGCAGAGTGGTCCGCTCCTCGGCTTCCCGGTGGTGGACATGAAGGTCACCATTTACGACGGCAGCTACCACGAAGTGGACTCCTCGGAAATGGCCTTCAAGATCGCCGGATCGATGGCCCTCAAGGAAGGCGTGCAGAAGGGCGCTCCCGCACTGCTCGAGCCCATCATGCGCGTCGAAGTGACGGTGCCCGACGAGTACATGGGCGACATCATCGGCGACCTCAACAGCCGCCGTGGCCAGATTCAGGGCATGGAAGCGCGTGGCAACGCGCAGATCGTGAAGGCCTTCGTGCCACTCAGCGAGATGTTCGGTTACGCCACCGACATGCGCTCCATGACCCAGGGTCGTGCCAGCTACTCGATGTTCTTCGATCACTACAGCCAGACCCCGCAGAACATCGTCAACCAGCTCATCAAGAAATAA
- the tuf gene encoding elongation factor Tu, producing MAKGTFERTKPHVNVGTIGHVDHGKTTLTAAITFTAAAVDPTIETQRYDEIDKAPEEKARGITINTAHVEYNTQARHYSHVDCPGHADYVKNMITGAAQMDGAILVVSSADGPMPQTREHILLARQVGVPYIVVFMNKVDMVDDEELLELVEMEVRELLSRYEFPGDDLPVVKGSALQALEALQGNPKTGRGENQWVDRIWELLDAVDSYIPTPERATDKPFLMPVEDVFTITGRGTVATGRVERGIVKVQDEVEIVGLTDTRKTIVTGIEMHRKLLDQGMAGDNVGVLLRGVARDDVERGQVLAKPGSIKPHTKFEASVYVLSKDEGGRHSAFFGGYRPQFYFRTTDVTGVVELPEGVEMVMPGDNISFVVELIKPIAMEDGLRFAIREGGRTVGAGVVTKVIE from the coding sequence ATGGCAAAAGGAACGTTTGAGCGCACGAAGCCGCACGTGAACGTGGGAACGATCGGACACGTGGACCACGGCAAAACCACCCTGACCGCGGCGATCACCTTCACGGCGGCCGCAGTCGACCCGACCATCGAAACCCAGCGTTACGATGAGATCGACAAGGCCCCCGAAGAAAAAGCGCGTGGTATCACCATCAACACCGCGCACGTCGAGTACAACACCCAGGCGCGCCACTACAGCCACGTGGACTGCCCCGGACACGCCGACTACGTCAAGAACATGATCACCGGCGCAGCGCAGATGGACGGCGCCATCCTGGTGGTCAGCTCGGCCGACGGCCCGATGCCCCAGACGCGCGAGCACATCCTGCTGGCCCGTCAGGTGGGCGTGCCCTACATCGTGGTGTTCATGAACAAGGTCGACATGGTCGACGACGAAGAACTGCTGGAACTCGTCGAGATGGAAGTGCGTGAACTGCTGTCGCGCTACGAATTCCCCGGCGATGACCTGCCAGTGGTCAAGGGCAGCGCCCTGCAGGCCCTGGAGGCTTTGCAAGGCAACCCCAAGACCGGGCGTGGTGAAAACCAGTGGGTCGACCGCATCTGGGAACTGCTCGATGCGGTGGACAGCTACATCCCTACCCCCGAACGCGCCACCGACAAGCCCTTTTTGATGCCCGTCGAAGATGTCTTCACCATCACTGGCCGTGGCACGGTTGCCACCGGACGGGTGGAGCGTGGCATCGTCAAAGTGCAGGACGAAGTGGAAATCGTCGGTCTGACCGACACCCGCAAGACCATCGTGACCGGCATCGAAATGCACCGCAAACTGCTCGACCAGGGTATGGCCGGTGACAACGTCGGCGTGCTGCTGCGTGGTGTGGCGCGTGATGACGTGGAACGTGGTCAGGTGCTGGCCAAACCCGGCAGCATCAAGCCGCACACCAAGTTCGAAGCCAGCGTGTACGTGCTCTCCAAGGACGAAGGAGGACGCCACAGCGCCTTCTTCGGTGGCTACCGTCCGCAGTTCTACTTCCGCACCACCGACGTGACCGGCGTGGTGGAACTGCCCGAAGGTGTCGAAATGGTGATGCCCGGTGACAACATCTCCTTTGTCGTCGAACTCATCAAGCCCATCGCCATGGAAGACGGTCTGCGCTTCGCCATCCGCGAAGGTGGCCGTACCGTCGGCGCCGGCGTCGTCACCAAGGTGATCGAGTAA
- the rpsJ gene encoding 30S ribosomal protein S10 codes for MVSPKIRIKLRAFDHKALDSSATKIVDTVRRTGATVSGPVPLPTRIRRFTVLRSPFVNKDSREHFEIRTHNRLVDIENPTKKTIDSLMTLDLPTGVDIEIKTVGGRS; via the coding sequence ATGGTCAGCCCCAAAATCCGCATCAAGCTGCGTGCGTTTGACCACAAAGCGCTGGACTCCAGCGCCACCAAGATCGTGGACACCGTGCGCCGCACCGGCGCGACGGTGAGCGGTCCCGTGCCCCTGCCTACGCGTATCCGTCGTTTTACCGTGCTGCGTTCGCCCTTCGTCAACAAGGACAGCCGCGAGCACTTTGAGATCCGTACCCACAACCGCCTGGTCGACATCGAGAACCCCACCAAGAAGACCATCGACAGCCTGATGACCCTCGATCTGCCCACCGGTGTGGACATCGAGATCAAGACAGTGGGAGGTCGGTCGTGA
- the rplC gene encoding 50S ribosomal protein L3 — MKGILGTKVGMTQIWKGDRAVPVTVVLAGPCPVVQRKNAATDGYEAIQVGFAPKSEKRINKPELGHLKKFGVSGVRYLREFRNFTPEGDTVTVDIFNEGEKVDVTGTSKGKGTQGVMKRWNFAGGPASHGSKKWHRRPGSIGQRKTPGRVYKGKRMAGRMGNERITVQNLEVVEIRPDENLILIKGAIPGHNGGLVVLRGAVKGGK; from the coding sequence GTGAAAGGCATCCTCGGCACCAAGGTCGGCATGACCCAGATCTGGAAGGGCGACCGCGCCGTTCCCGTAACGGTCGTGCTCGCGGGCCCATGCCCCGTCGTGCAGCGCAAGAACGCTGCCACGGACGGTTACGAGGCCATTCAGGTGGGCTTTGCGCCCAAATCTGAAAAGCGCATCAACAAGCCGGAGCTCGGTCACCTTAAGAAGTTCGGGGTGAGCGGCGTGCGTTACCTGCGCGAGTTCCGTAACTTCACTCCTGAAGGAGACACCGTCACCGTCGACATCTTCAACGAAGGTGAAAAAGTCGACGTGACTGGCACCAGCAAGGGTAAAGGCACCCAGGGTGTGATGAAGCGCTGGAACTTCGCCGGTGGTCCTGCCAGCCACGGCTCGAAGAAGTGGCACCGCCGCCCCGGCTCGATCGGTCAGCGCAAGACGCCCGGCCGCGTGTACAAAGGCAAGCGTATGGCAGGCCGCATGGGCAACGAGCGCATCACTGTGCAGAACCTCGAAGTGGTCGAGATTCGCCCCGACGAGAATCTGATTCTCATCAAGGGCGCCATTCCCGGTCATAACGGTGGCCTTGTGGTGCTGCGTGGCGCCGTCAAGGGAGGCAAGTAA
- the rplD gene encoding 50S ribosomal protein L4 has protein sequence MPQINVVGKNGGRTLDLDLPDVNPGLLHEVVTWQLAKRRQGSASTKTRAEVSRTGKKMYSQKGTGNARHGNRAAPIFVGGGVAFGPKPRNYGFTLPKKVRQLGLAMALSDRAQSGKLLAVDGFELDGRTKSFLSWAAQNGVDGSERVFLVTDDENARRGARNLPWVTALPVAGLNVYDILRHDRLIIDAVVLTPAQEEASS, from the coding sequence ATGCCCCAAATCAACGTGGTGGGTAAGAACGGCGGGCGCACGCTCGACCTCGATCTGCCCGATGTAAACCCCGGTCTGCTGCACGAAGTGGTGACTTGGCAGCTGGCCAAGCGCCGTCAAGGCAGCGCGAGTACCAAAACGCGCGCCGAAGTCAGCCGCACCGGCAAGAAGATGTACAGCCAGAAGGGCACCGGCAACGCCCGTCACGGCAACCGTGCTGCTCCGATCTTCGTGGGCGGCGGGGTGGCCTTCGGCCCCAAGCCGCGCAACTACGGCTTCACCCTGCCCAAGAAGGTGCGCCAGCTCGGCCTCGCCATGGCGCTGTCCGACCGCGCGCAGAGCGGCAAGCTGCTCGCCGTGGACGGATTTGAGCTTGACGGCCGGACCAAAAGCTTTCTGAGCTGGGCCGCACAAAACGGTGTGGACGGCAGCGAGCGCGTGTTCCTGGTCACCGATGACGAGAATGCCCGCCGTGGCGCGCGCAACCTGCCCTGGGTCACCGCGCTGCCCGTTGCCGGCCTCAACGTCTATGACATCCTGCGTCACGACCGTCTGATCATCGACGCCGTCGTGTTGACGCCCGCGCAAGAGGAGGCTTCGTCGTGA
- the rplW gene encoding 50S ribosomal protein L23, giving the protein MERGVYSFWVHQDANKTEVKNAIQQAFGVRVVKINMMNIAGKRKRVGKFEGHRVDRKKAMVKLADGQKIDALEGLV; this is encoded by the coding sequence ATGGAGCGCGGCGTGTACTCGTTCTGGGTGCACCAGGACGCCAACAAGACGGAAGTCAAGAACGCCATTCAGCAGGCCTTTGGTGTGCGCGTCGTCAAGATCAACATGATGAACATTGCGGGCAAGCGCAAGCGCGTCGGCAAGTTCGAAGGCCACCGTGTGGACCGTAAAAAGGCCATGGTCAAGCTCGCCGACGGCCAGAAAATCGACGCCCTTGAGGGTCTGGTCTAA
- the rplB gene encoding 50S ribosomal protein L2, whose translation MAVKKYRPYTPSRRQMTTADYSGLTKKRPEKSLTEAMPKTGGRNNRGRITSRFIGGGHKQLYRIIDFKRRDKAGVPAKVAAIEYDPNRSARIALLNYADGEKRYVLAPEGLAVGASVVSGPEAEPRVGNALPLRFVPVGTVVHSVELVPGKGAQLARSAGTSIQLQGKEGDYVVLRLPSGELRRVHTECYATVGTVGNAEHKNIVYGKAGRTRWMGRKPHQRGSAMNPVDHPHGGGEGRTGIGRQPVTPWGQPTKGFKTRKKRKVSDRFIISRRGGK comes from the coding sequence ATGGCTGTCAAGAAATACCGTCCCTATACGCCGTCACGGCGCCAGATGACCACGGCCGATTACTCGGGCCTGACCAAAAAGCGTCCCGAGAAGAGCCTCACCGAAGCGATGCCCAAAACGGGCGGACGCAACAACCGTGGCCGCATCACCAGCCGCTTTATCGGCGGTGGTCACAAGCAGCTCTACCGCATCATCGACTTCAAGCGCCGCGACAAGGCCGGGGTGCCCGCCAAGGTCGCCGCGATCGAGTACGATCCCAACCGCAGCGCCCGCATTGCCCTGCTCAACTACGCCGACGGTGAAAAGCGCTACGTGCTCGCTCCCGAAGGCCTGGCCGTGGGTGCCAGTGTCGTGAGCGGCCCTGAAGCCGAGCCGCGCGTGGGCAACGCCCTGCCGCTGCGCTTCGTGCCGGTTGGTACGGTCGTGCACTCCGTTGAGCTCGTGCCCGGCAAGGGTGCCCAGCTCGCCCGCAGCGCCGGAACCAGCATCCAGCTGCAAGGCAAGGAAGGCGACTACGTCGTTCTGCGCCTGCCCAGTGGCGAACTGCGCCGCGTCCACACCGAGTGCTACGCGACCGTCGGCACCGTCGGCAACGCCGAGCACAAGAACATCGTGTACGGCAAGGCCGGACGTACCCGCTGGATGGGCCGCAAGCCCCACCAGCGCGGCAGCGCCATGAACCCGGTCGACCACCCGCACGGCGGTGGTGAAGGCCGCACCGGCATCGGCCGCCAGCCTGTGACGCCCTGGGGCCAACCCACCAAGGGCTTCAAGACCCGCAAGAAGCGCAAGGTGTCCGACCGCTTCATCATCTCGCGCCGCGGCGGGAAGTAA
- the rpsS gene encoding 30S ribosomal protein S19, with translation MPRSLKKGPFVDAHLLTKVDAQNDRNDKRVIKTWSRRSTIVPEMIGHTIAVYNGKQHVPVFVSEQMIGHKLGEFSPTRAYRGHGSEKSAKGSKKK, from the coding sequence ATGCCCCGTAGCCTGAAAAAGGGTCCGTTCGTCGACGCCCACCTGCTGACCAAGGTGGACGCGCAGAACGACCGCAACGACAAGCGAGTCATCAAGACCTGGAGCCGCCGCTCCACCATCGTGCCCGAGATGATCGGTCACACCATCGCGGTGTACAACGGCAAGCAGCACGTGCCGGTGTTCGTCTCCGAACAGATGATCGGCCACAAGCTCGGTGAATTCTCGCCTACCCGCGCCTACCGCGGTCACGGTTCCGAGAAGAGCGCCAAAGGGAGCAAGAAGAAGTAA
- the rplV gene encoding 50S ribosomal protein L22 — protein sequence MTDTALTKKQRRQTEKRRTPGTAVARYIRIAPRKVRLVVDVIRGKSVREAEDLLRFIPRGAAEPIQKVLKSAKANAVNNDDMLEDRLFVARAFVDAGPTLKRILPRARGRGDILKKRSSHITIVLEERNG from the coding sequence ATGACCGACACTGCACTGACCAAAAAGCAGCGCCGCCAGACCGAGAAGCGGCGCACGCCTGGCACGGCGGTCGCGCGTTACATCCGCATTGCCCCCCGCAAGGTGCGCCTTGTCGTCGACGTCATTCGCGGCAAGAGCGTGCGCGAGGCCGAGGACCTGCTGCGCTTCATTCCGCGTGGCGCCGCTGAGCCGATTCAGAAGGTGCTCAAGAGCGCCAAGGCGAATGCTGTCAACAACGACGACATGCTCGAAGACCGCCTGTTCGTCGCGCGCGCCTTCGTTGACGCCGGCCCGACCCTCAAGCGCATCCTTCCGCGTGCCCGTGGCCGTGGCGACATTCTCAAGAAGCGCTCGAGCCACATCACCATCGTTCTGGAGGAGCGCAATGGGTAA
- the rpsC gene encoding 30S ribosomal protein S3, which produces MGNKINPNGFRLGITKDWNSRWYASKKNYSTLILEDEKIRNLVQKQLKAAGIARIEIERAGQQVNVIISAAKPGIVIGKGGDSIKRLRQDIERLVSAGTVAVNVAEIPNPNTSAPLVALRIAEQIERRFAFRRAMKQAAQRVMESGARGVRIVLSGRLGGAEQARTEKVLEGRVPLHTLRADIDYGTALARTTYGILGVKVMVFNGEIIGGKTETVQRPPRGDRPRRDEGGDRSNRRRPQARRRSGGAE; this is translated from the coding sequence ATGGGTAACAAGATCAACCCGAACGGCTTCCGCCTGGGCATCACCAAGGACTGGAACAGCCGTTGGTACGCCAGCAAGAAGAACTACAGCACCCTGATTCTCGAGGACGAGAAGATCCGTAACCTGGTGCAAAAGCAGCTGAAGGCTGCTGGCATCGCCCGCATCGAAATCGAGCGTGCCGGACAGCAGGTCAATGTGATCATCAGCGCTGCCAAGCCCGGCATCGTGATCGGCAAGGGCGGCGACAGCATCAAGCGCCTGCGTCAGGACATCGAGCGCCTCGTGTCGGCCGGTACGGTCGCGGTGAACGTCGCCGAGATTCCCAACCCCAACACCAGCGCGCCCCTAGTAGCCCTGCGCATCGCCGAGCAGATCGAGCGCCGCTTCGCGTTCCGCCGCGCCATGAAGCAGGCCGCGCAGCGCGTGATGGAGTCGGGTGCCCGCGGCGTGCGTATCGTGCTCTCGGGCCGCCTCGGTGGCGCCGAGCAGGCCCGCACCGAGAAGGTCCTCGAAGGTCGCGTGCCCTTGCACACCCTGCGTGCCGACATCGATTACGGCACCGCCCTGGCCCGCACCACCTACGGCATCCTCGGGGTGAAGGTTATGGTGTTCAACGGCGAAATCATCGGTGGAAAGACCGAAACCGTGCAACGCCCTCCTCGTGGCGACCGTCCGCGTCGTGACGAAGGTGGCGATCGTTCGAACCGCCGCCGCCCGCAGGCGCGCCGGCGTTCAGGAGGAGCTGAGTAA
- the rplP gene encoding 50S ribosomal protein L16 yields the protein MLLPKRTKYRKQFRGRMTGAAKGGDYVAFGDFGLIAMEPAWIKSNQIEACRIVMSRHFRRGGKIFIRIFPDKPVTKKPAETRMGKGKGAVEYWVSVVKPGRVMFEVSGVTEEQAKEAFRLAGHKLPIQTKMVKREVYDEAQ from the coding sequence ATGCTGCTTCCCAAGCGCACCAAATACCGCAAGCAGTTTCGTGGCCGTATGACCGGCGCCGCCAAGGGAGGCGACTACGTCGCGTTCGGCGACTTCGGTTTGATCGCCATGGAGCCGGCCTGGATCAAGAGCAACCAGATCGAGGCCTGCCGCATCGTGATGAGCCGTCACTTCCGCCGTGGCGGTAAGATCTTCATCCGGATCTTCCCGGACAAGCCCGTTACCAAAAAGCCCGCCGAAACCCGAATGGGTAAAGGTAAGGGTGCGGTAGAATACTGGGTCTCGGTTGTCAAGCCGGGCCGCGTGATGTTCGAAGTGTCGGGTGTTACCGAAGAGCAGGCCAAAGAGGCATTCCGCCTCGCTGGTCACAAGCTTCCTATCCAGACCAAGATGGTCAAGCGCGAGGTCTACGATGAAGCTCAATGA
- the rpmC gene encoding 50S ribosomal protein L29 yields the protein MKLNEIRNLSLGDFDQEVTARKKELMELRFQGAIGQLANPARVRTLRKEIAQLLTVKTEKQRQESGQ from the coding sequence ATGAAGCTCAATGAAATTCGTAACCTGAGCCTCGGCGACTTCGATCAGGAAGTCACCGCGCGCAAAAAAGAACTGATGGAGCTGCGTTTCCAGGGCGCCATCGGACAGCTGGCGAACCCGGCGCGCGTCCGTACGCTGCGCAAGGAAATCGCCCAACTGCTCACGGTGAAGACCGAGAAGCAGCGCCAGGAGAGTGGTCAGTAA
- the rpsQ gene encoding 30S ribosomal protein S17, with protein sequence MPKKTLEGVVVSDKADKTVSVKVERRFMHPLYGKIVTRSKKYAAHDENNEYRIGDRVEILSVRPISKSKAWKVSRLIGHAIGIEGGIADTTQQQGEQA encoded by the coding sequence ATGCCCAAGAAGACCCTGGAGGGTGTCGTGGTGAGCGACAAGGCGGACAAAACCGTGTCTGTCAAGGTCGAGCGCCGCTTCATGCACCCCCTGTACGGCAAGATCGTGACGCGCAGCAAGAAGTACGCGGCCCACGACGAGAACAATGAGTACCGCATCGGTGACCGCGTGGAGATCCTTTCGGTTCGTCCGATCAGCAAGAGCAAGGCCTGGAAGGTCTCGCGCCTGATCGGTCACGCCATCGGCATCGAAGGTGGCATTGCCGACACGACCCAACAACAAGGTGAACAAGCATGA
- the rplN gene encoding 50S ribosomal protein L14: MIMPQTRLDVADNSGAREIMCIRVLNSGIGGKGLTTGGGGNKRYAHVGDIIVASVKEAAPRGGVKAGDVVKAVVVRTSKDIKRADGSTIRFDKNAAVIINNQGEPRGTRVFGPVARELRDRRFMKIVSLAPEVL, encoded by the coding sequence ATGATCATGCCGCAGACCCGACTCGACGTGGCCGATAACAGTGGTGCCCGTGAGATCATGTGCATTCGCGTCCTGAACAGCGGCATCGGCGGCAAAGGCCTGACCACCGGCGGGGGCGGCAACAAGCGCTACGCTCATGTTGGTGACATCATCGTGGCCAGTGTCAAGGAAGCCGCTCCCCGTGGCGGCGTGAAGGCCGGCGACGTGGTGAAGGCCGTCGTCGTGCGTACGTCCAAGGACATCAAGCGCGCTGACGGCAGCACCATCCGCTTTGACAAGAACGCCGCCGTCATCATCAACAACCAGGGCGAGCCTCGCGGCACCCGCGTCTTCGGACCCGTCGCTCGTGAATTGCGTGACCGCCGCTTTATGAAGATCGTGTCCCTCGCGCCGGAGGTGCTGTGA
- the rplX gene encoding 50S ribosomal protein L24, which yields MATAQQSKSVKLHVKKGDTVMVTRGKHKGATGKIILALPKEQKVVVEGVNIIKKHVKPSQTNPQGGIEEREAALHASKVQLVDPETGKPTRTRKQIVDGKKVRVAVKSGKVVD from the coding sequence ATGGCCACCGCCCAGCAGAGCAAAAGCGTCAAGCTGCACGTCAAAAAGGGCGACACCGTCATGGTCACGCGCGGCAAGCACAAGGGCGCGACCGGGAAGATCATCCTGGCGCTGCCCAAAGAGCAGAAGGTCGTCGTTGAAGGCGTGAATATTATCAAGAAGCACGTCAAGCCTTCGCAGACCAACCCGCAGGGCGGCATCGAAGAACGCGAAGCGGCGCTGCATGCCAGCAAGGTGCAGCTGGTCGATCCGGAAACCGGCAAGCCCACCCGCACCCGCAAACAGATCGTGGACGGTAAAAAAGTTCGTGTGGCCGTCAAAAGCGGCAAAGTCGTCGACTGA
- the rplE gene encoding 50S ribosomal protein L5 — MSLKDKYVQEVRPALMQQFGYSSVMEVPRIEKVVVNQGLGSAKEDSKAIDKASRELSLITLQKPVVTKAKKSISNFKLRQGMPIGVKVTLRKERMYTFLDKLMNIGLPRIRDFRGINPNSFDGRGNYNLGVREQLIFPEITYDMVDAVRGMDVTIVTTAKTDEEARALLAAMGFPFRK; from the coding sequence ATGAGTCTGAAAGACAAGTACGTGCAGGAGGTGCGACCCGCGCTGATGCAGCAGTTTGGCTACAGCAGCGTGATGGAGGTGCCCCGCATCGAGAAGGTCGTCGTCAACCAGGGCCTCGGGAGCGCCAAAGAGGACAGCAAGGCCATTGACAAGGCCAGCCGCGAACTCTCGCTGATCACCTTGCAAAAACCAGTGGTCACCAAGGCCAAAAAGAGCATCAGCAACTTCAAGCTGCGCCAGGGCATGCCCATCGGCGTGAAGGTCACTTTGCGCAAAGAGCGCATGTATACCTTCCTGGACAAGCTGATGAACATTGGTCTGCCCCGTATCCGCGATTTCCGCGGCATCAATCCCAACTCGTTCGACGGACGCGGTAACTATAACCTCGGCGTGCGTGAACAACTGATCTTTCCCGAGATCACCTATGATATGGTGGACGCTGTTCGCGGCATGGACGTTACCATCGTGACGACCGCCAAGACCGATGAAGAAGCCCGCGCGCTGCTCGCGGCAATGGGCTTTCCGTTCCGCAAGTAA
- the rpsN gene encoding 30S ribosomal protein S14, giving the protein MAKTSKIAKQKQREKMVAKYAEKRAALKAAGDYQGLAELPRDASPVRLRNRCEITGRPRGVSRFFGVSRIVMREKAHKGELPGVKKSSW; this is encoded by the coding sequence ATGGCGAAGACAAGCAAGATTGCCAAGCAGAAGCAACGCGAGAAGATGGTGGCCAAGTACGCCGAGAAGCGCGCCGCGCTCAAGGCTGCGGGTGACTACCAAGGCCTGGCGGAGCTGCCCCGCGACGCGAGCCCGGTGCGCCTGCGCAACCGCTGTGAAATCACCGGCCGTCCGCGTGGCGTGTCGCGATTTTTCGGCGTCTCGCGCATTGTGATGCGGGAAAAAGCGCACAAGGGCGAACTGCCCGGCGTCAAGAAGTCGAGCTGGTAA